Proteins encoded in a region of the Veillonella parvula genome:
- a CDS encoding inorganic phosphate transporter, translating into MLDAHYLVWLVVFLALAFDYINGFHDTANAIATSVSTRAIEPKKAIMMTAALNFLGAMVSTGVAKTIGGDIVMSPSLIDSGIISAALIGAITWNLLTWYWGIPSSSSHALIGGIIGAVGWSVGFDALNEAGILKIFLSLILSPIVAMIGGYIVMKVLLLIFGRFSPIALNDRFRSMQIVSAIMMAFSHGSNDAQKAMGIITLTLLSGGFIDTLDVPIWVKLCCATAMAMGTAVGGWKIISTMGTKIFKLETINGFAADLNSAITIFTATFLHLPVSTTHVVSGSLLGVGSSKRIKAVNWGVARSMVMAWFVTIPLSGIVAAIAYEVGHLLFG; encoded by the coding sequence ATGCTTGATGCCCATTATTTAGTATGGCTAGTTGTATTTTTAGCGTTAGCCTTTGACTATATCAATGGCTTTCATGATACGGCGAATGCCATTGCCACATCCGTTTCTACACGAGCTATTGAGCCTAAAAAGGCGATTATGATGACCGCTGCTCTCAATTTTTTGGGTGCAATGGTTAGTACAGGTGTTGCAAAGACTATCGGTGGTGATATAGTAATGTCGCCATCTCTTATCGATAGTGGTATTATTTCTGCAGCCCTTATCGGTGCCATTACATGGAATCTTTTAACTTGGTATTGGGGAATCCCAAGTTCCTCATCCCATGCTTTGATTGGTGGTATCATCGGTGCTGTGGGCTGGTCTGTAGGATTTGACGCGTTGAATGAGGCGGGGATTTTAAAAATCTTTTTGTCTCTTATTTTATCTCCAATTGTAGCCATGATTGGTGGCTATATTGTAATGAAAGTATTGTTGCTTATTTTCGGTAGATTTTCTCCGATTGCTTTAAATGATCGATTTAGATCCATGCAAATTGTATCAGCAATTATGATGGCATTTTCTCATGGCTCTAATGATGCACAAAAAGCGATGGGGATAATCACATTAACCTTACTTAGCGGTGGTTTCATCGATACATTAGATGTACCGATTTGGGTAAAACTTTGTTGTGCTACTGCAATGGCTATGGGTACTGCTGTAGGCGGTTGGAAAATTATCTCTACAATGGGTACCAAGATTTTCAAACTAGAAACTATTAATGGGTTCGCTGCTGATTTAAACTCGGCGATTACTATTTTTACAGCTACATTCTTACATTTACCTGTAAGTACTACACACGTAGTAAGTGGTTCTTTACTAGGTGTAGGCTCTTCTAAACGCATTAAAGCTGTTAACTGGGGCGTAGCAAGATCTATGGTTATGGCTTGGTTTGTAACGATTCCATTATCTGGCATCGTTGCCGCTATTGCCTATGAAGTAGGTCACTTACTATTTGGCTAA
- a CDS encoding ABC transporter substrate-binding protein, producing MFQNLRKSKKLLLIAMTCATFAIAGCGSDTTKTTADNGTSVTWSETFDGTKTDFTVKSAPTHAVSMSQATTEMMLQLGLEDKMAGTAFKEEEIYPPLQAAYDKVKVLSEKWPSYEVFMSVKPDFATGWPDSFSKRAIPADKMISQKVNIWIPESMLSTKADLETNFSDMIKLGEIFGVKPKAEEWVAGQRKTLAAIQNKLKDLPRKRVFIYDSEDGQPFTAFEGYTTNILKLIGADNVMSGLGVDKTWAKGSWETVIAQNPDYIIIADYGNSIRNDDDFQQKIEKIKANPQLQDITAVKEGHFIRVKLSEITPGVRTVDALKRLAEEIHGIKVD from the coding sequence ATGTTTCAGAATTTAAGAAAGTCAAAAAAATTATTATTAATCGCTATGACATGTGCTACATTCGCTATTGCTGGTTGTGGTTCTGATACTACAAAAACTACAGCGGATAATGGAACCTCTGTAACATGGAGTGAAACATTTGATGGTACAAAAACAGACTTTACCGTAAAATCCGCCCCTACTCATGCAGTGTCCATGTCCCAAGCAACAACGGAAATGATGTTACAATTAGGCCTTGAAGACAAAATGGCTGGGACGGCTTTCAAAGAAGAAGAAATCTACCCACCTTTACAAGCGGCTTACGACAAAGTAAAAGTATTATCTGAAAAATGGCCTTCCTATGAAGTATTCATGTCCGTAAAGCCTGACTTCGCTACAGGATGGCCTGATTCTTTCAGCAAACGAGCTATACCTGCAGATAAAATGATTTCCCAAAAGGTTAATATTTGGATCCCTGAATCCATGTTATCTACTAAGGCTGACCTAGAAACCAACTTCAGCGACATGATTAAATTGGGTGAGATTTTCGGCGTAAAACCTAAAGCTGAAGAATGGGTTGCAGGTCAACGTAAAACATTGGCAGCTATCCAGAATAAACTAAAAGACTTACCTCGTAAACGCGTTTTCATTTATGACTCTGAAGACGGTCAACCATTCACAGCATTCGAGGGTTATACTACTAACATCTTAAAACTTATCGGTGCTGATAATGTAATGAGCGGCTTAGGCGTTGATAAAACATGGGCTAAAGGTTCTTGGGAAACAGTAATTGCACAAAACCCTGATTATATTATTATCGCCGACTATGGTAATTCTATTCGCAACGATGATGATTTCCAACAAAAAATTGAAAAGATCAAGGCTAATCCTCAACTTCAAGACATCACAGCCGTAAAAGAAGGTCACTTCATTCGTGTAAAACTTTCCGAAATCACACCTGGGGTACGTACAGTTGATGCTTTAAAACGTTTAGCTGAAGAAATTCACGGCATCAAAGTAGACTAA
- a CDS encoding ABC transporter ATP-binding protein: MYQINQLSFSYETKEVLKNISVTFPTNKITAIIGPNGCGKSTLLSHLYRLHPSKNKITLNEKPLESYKGREFAQLVAVLTQSRDAMIDDFLVKDIVLMGRYPYKQHFGTYSSEDVKIAEHYMNEVGITHLANEEIHHLSGGEKQRVFIAKALTQKPQILLLDEPTNHLDMKYKVALMKQLRAFKGTTIVVLHDLNLAAQYCDHIVIMNSGTILKEGSPTEVLTPEILEPIFEVPFKTSWDEGRYHLYY, from the coding sequence ATGTATCAAATTAATCAGCTGTCTTTTTCTTATGAAACCAAAGAAGTGTTAAAGAATATTTCTGTAACATTTCCTACCAATAAAATAACAGCCATAATTGGACCAAATGGATGTGGTAAGTCTACGCTACTTAGCCATCTATATCGACTTCATCCATCAAAAAACAAAATCACATTAAACGAAAAACCTTTAGAGTCTTATAAAGGTCGCGAGTTTGCTCAATTGGTAGCAGTCTTAACACAATCTAGAGACGCTATGATCGATGATTTTCTCGTAAAAGATATCGTTCTCATGGGCCGGTATCCGTACAAACAACACTTTGGCACCTATAGTTCTGAGGATGTTAAAATTGCAGAGCATTATATGAATGAAGTAGGCATCACCCATTTAGCAAATGAAGAAATTCATCATTTATCAGGTGGTGAGAAGCAACGCGTATTCATTGCTAAAGCCTTAACCCAGAAACCTCAAATACTTCTTTTAGATGAACCTACTAATCATTTAGATATGAAGTATAAAGTGGCACTTATGAAGCAATTGCGTGCTTTTAAAGGCACTACAATTGTAGTCCTTCACGACTTAAATCTAGCGGCTCAATATTGCGATCATATTGTCATCATGAACAGCGGAACTATCCTAAAAGAAGGTTCCCCTACCGAGGTGCTCACACCTGAAATTCTTGAACCAATTTTTGAAGTTCCTTTCAAAACCTCTTGGGATGAAGGGCGCTATCATTTATATTATTAA
- a CDS encoding FecCD family ABC transporter permease, translating to MQTSVKVFVLCLILCISLVTALQFGAKFISLDQIISALMSMIDANTTASVTNTIITDIRLPRLIYSVLTGIGLSLVGLLMQTVTRNALADPYVLGVSSGASTGAVFAIIMGGLPFLGQYNTPIFAALGAALSIILVLLCVGKSNSPVKLILIGMGMTGVFSALTMMIIYGAKHEAQVRSAMFWLLGSFAGIQWSDLPLTAIIVILFMLYIYMFNQDLDVLLLGNHEAAQMGLSVKQLQLSIVIISSVVIATLVSKVGVVGFIGLIIPHLARIIGGPKHKHTLLFSALIGSIVMIWSDVLSRALYSPEEIPIGVLTSLLGAPLFIWIIMNRYKHNG from the coding sequence ATGCAGACTTCGGTAAAAGTATTTGTACTCTGTCTAATCCTCTGTATTTCATTAGTAACAGCTTTACAGTTTGGCGCTAAATTCATTTCTCTAGACCAAATTATTTCAGCACTTATGTCTATGATTGATGCAAATACTACAGCATCTGTGACTAATACGATTATTACAGATATCCGCTTACCACGACTTATTTACTCTGTTCTAACAGGTATAGGTCTATCACTTGTAGGTCTATTAATGCAAACTGTCACGCGCAATGCCCTCGCAGATCCCTATGTATTAGGTGTTTCTTCTGGCGCAAGCACAGGTGCCGTTTTCGCTATTATCATGGGTGGGCTTCCATTCTTAGGTCAGTACAATACGCCTATTTTTGCGGCCCTGGGCGCAGCACTTTCAATTATATTAGTCCTCTTATGTGTTGGTAAAAGCAACAGCCCCGTAAAACTTATCCTCATAGGTATGGGTATGACTGGTGTATTCTCAGCCTTAACGATGATGATTATTTACGGAGCCAAACACGAAGCTCAAGTGCGAAGTGCCATGTTTTGGCTACTTGGCAGCTTTGCGGGCATACAATGGAGTGATTTACCATTAACAGCAATCATCGTAATCTTATTTATGCTATATATCTATATGTTCAATCAAGACCTTGATGTGTTGCTACTCGGTAATCATGAAGCAGCACAAATGGGCCTTTCCGTTAAGCAGTTACAATTAAGCATCGTTATCATATCCTCTGTTGTGATCGCCACACTAGTATCAAAGGTTGGTGTAGTTGGCTTTATCGGCCTTATCATCCCTCACCTTGCTCGGATTATAGGCGGACCTAAACATAAACATACATTACTATTTAGTGCACTCATAGGTAGCATCGTTATGATCTGGTCAGACGTATTATCGAGAGCACTCTACAGTCCAGAAGAAATCCCTATTGGTGTGCTTACATCTTTATTGGGGGCTCCACTCTTCATTTGGATTATCATGAATCGTTATAAACACAATGGTTAG
- a CDS encoding PTS sugar transporter subunit IIA, with translation MIQDLLSEDNVSFHYPAETWEDVIRHGGQLMVDAGFTEPSYTEAMVEVVREMGPYIVLAPGLAMPHARPEHGAKRVGTALVTLEKPLNFGSPDNDPVSVALFLCAPNKDEHIQLLTDIATLFEDEEFLDAAVDFESIDDVQAFLAEHLDEQ, from the coding sequence TTGATACAAGATTTATTATCTGAGGATAATGTATCCTTTCATTATCCCGCTGAGACGTGGGAGGATGTTATTCGTCATGGTGGTCAACTGATGGTTGATGCGGGCTTTACGGAGCCATCTTATACAGAGGCTATGGTTGAAGTAGTTCGCGAAATGGGCCCATATATCGTATTGGCTCCAGGTCTTGCTATGCCACATGCTCGCCCAGAACATGGTGCAAAGCGTGTAGGAACGGCTTTGGTGACATTGGAAAAACCATTGAATTTTGGCAGTCCTGATAATGACCCTGTATCTGTCGCATTATTCTTATGTGCTCCCAATAAAGATGAGCATATTCAATTGTTAACAGATATTGCTACTTTATTTGAGGATGAAGAATTCTTAGATGCGGCCGTTGACTTTGAAAGTATTGACGACGTACAAGCATTCTTGGCAGAGCATTTAGACGAGCAATAA
- a CDS encoding PTS sugar transporter subunit IIB, producing MISVLTVCGNGIGSSLMLKMKIEEICAENGIDAQVESIDFNAAQGRKADLIVTVKELAEQFDDKNVAIVRSYINKKKITEDVLEALKQAAQ from the coding sequence ATGATTTCTGTATTAACTGTATGTGGTAATGGTATTGGTTCTAGCTTGATGTTAAAAATGAAAATTGAAGAAATTTGTGCTGAAAATGGTATCGATGCACAAGTTGAATCTATCGATTTTAACGCGGCTCAAGGTCGTAAGGCTGACCTTATCGTAACTGTAAAAGAATTGGCTGAACAATTTGACGATAAAAATGTTGCTATTGTTCGTAGCTATATTAATAAAAAGAAGATTACAGAAGATGTTCTTGAAGCATTAAAACAAGCCGCTCAATAA
- a CDS encoding PTS ascorbate transporter subunit IIC, producing MEMVLEFLRDVLSQPALLIGIMSCIGLIALKRPFHKIMTGTLKPILGYLMLAAGAGVIVSNLDPLGKMIEHGFHITGVVPNNEAIVAVAQKVLGVETMSILVVGLLMNLCIARFTKFKYVFLTGHHSLFMACLMSAVLGTAGLSGMELILVGGFLMGAWSAISPAIGQSYTSKVTDGDEIAIGHFGSLGYYLSAWVAKYVGKAEDSTEDIEIPEKWGFLRDSTLSTALTMIVFYLIAAFAAGSEFVATLSGDMSPYLYAVMSAMNFAVGVTIVYSGVRMILGDLIPAFQGIATKIIPNAIPAVDCAVFFTYAPTAVVLGFQNTTFGDADFAVMGLVLGNAYEWVGMAGIYGIVAIAALVLIVPNFIKTKGKVINYVEED from the coding sequence ATGGAAATGGTATTAGAGTTCTTGCGTGATGTGCTGTCTCAACCGGCACTTTTGATTGGTATTATGTCATGTATAGGCTTGATCGCCTTGAAACGTCCGTTTCATAAAATAATGACGGGCACATTAAAACCTATTCTCGGGTATTTAATGTTAGCGGCAGGTGCGGGTGTTATCGTTAGCAATCTTGACCCATTGGGAAAAATGATTGAACATGGATTCCATATTACTGGTGTAGTGCCAAATAATGAAGCTATCGTAGCTGTTGCACAAAAGGTACTTGGCGTTGAAACAATGTCTATTCTTGTTGTAGGCTTATTGATGAATTTATGTATTGCACGTTTCACCAAGTTTAAATATGTGTTCTTAACAGGTCATCACAGCTTATTTATGGCATGCCTTATGTCTGCCGTACTTGGTACTGCAGGTTTATCTGGTATGGAACTCATACTTGTAGGTGGTTTCTTAATGGGGGCATGGTCTGCCATTTCTCCAGCTATTGGTCAAAGTTATACATCCAAAGTGACAGATGGTGATGAAATTGCCATTGGTCATTTTGGTAGTTTAGGCTACTATTTATCGGCTTGGGTTGCTAAATATGTTGGTAAAGCTGAAGATAGTACAGAAGATATTGAAATACCAGAAAAATGGGGCTTTTTACGGGACTCAACATTATCTACCGCATTGACTATGATTGTATTCTACTTAATTGCGGCTTTTGCGGCTGGTTCCGAGTTTGTAGCCACTTTATCCGGAGATATGAGCCCATATTTATATGCTGTTATGAGTGCTATGAACTTTGCTGTTGGTGTAACAATCGTATACTCTGGTGTGCGTATGATCTTAGGTGATTTAATTCCTGCATTCCAAGGCATTGCTACAAAAATTATCCCTAATGCAATTCCAGCTGTAGATTGTGCCGTATTCTTCACCTATGCTCCAACTGCGGTGGTATTAGGCTTCCAAAATACAACCTTTGGTGATGCGGACTTTGCCGTAATGGGTCTAGTATTAGGTAATGCTTATGAATGGGTAGGTATGGCAGGTATTTATGGCATTGTAGCTATTGCCGCTTTAGTACTCATTGTTCCTAACTTTATTAAAACAAAGGGTAAAGTTATTAACTATGTAGAAGAGGATTAA
- a CDS encoding YbaN family protein, with amino-acid sequence MKTTEQHRNVVVRYVFLTIGSISFALGTAGIVLPLLPTVPFYMLTLFCLARGSERLHKMFLASSLYQKTVAAYERDKALTLRTKLSILISVSAIMTIGAYFSQDMPIALIVMGIIWVAHIIALAFIIKTKK; translated from the coding sequence ATGAAAACAACTGAGCAACATCGTAATGTAGTTGTTCGATATGTATTCCTGACTATTGGGTCCATAAGTTTTGCCCTTGGTACAGCAGGTATCGTACTACCACTATTGCCAACAGTTCCTTTTTATATGCTAACGTTATTTTGTTTGGCTCGTGGATCTGAACGACTCCATAAAATGTTTTTGGCGTCTAGTTTATATCAAAAGACTGTTGCTGCTTATGAACGCGATAAAGCGTTGACATTGCGGACAAAGTTGTCCATTCTCATATCCGTTAGTGCCATAATGACAATTGGTGCCTATTTTAGTCAAGATATGCCTATTGCTCTTATTGTTATGGGCATTATATGGGTCGCTCATATCATAGCACTAGCTTTTATTATAAAAACAAAAAAATAG
- a CDS encoding helix-turn-helix transcriptional regulator produces MNPHNHAASHAGTSMSRYTVFDGIDLMFLDVKQETIQFYAKSHTKTFAINHCEEGRIECKFSSGEYLYMGPGDMSLGWHIRSDYQHENYFPTKLFKGIVLLVDVEKAQPVLDALVSDSRIDLTELANRFCEHSDFGMMMEETETVRHIFSSLYNVSDQIKEHYFKLKVIEIFLLLSVISTANPEKRSTYRKQQVDIVKAVSEYVSTQFMKRITIDSLSEQFDIPTSTLKRCFKGVFGTTIHQYLKECRINAAKRLLQDSDQSILEIANAVGYENGSKFTSAFKEATGVTPSAYRKV; encoded by the coding sequence ATGAATCCACATAATCATGCGGCCTCACATGCTGGAACATCTATGTCAAGGTATACGGTGTTTGACGGTATCGATTTGATGTTCTTAGATGTGAAGCAAGAGACGATTCAATTTTATGCTAAATCACATACCAAGACGTTTGCTATAAATCACTGTGAAGAGGGGCGCATAGAGTGCAAGTTTTCATCTGGTGAGTATTTATATATGGGGCCAGGGGATATGTCGTTAGGTTGGCATATACGCTCTGATTATCAACATGAAAATTATTTTCCTACAAAATTATTTAAAGGAATTGTATTATTAGTAGATGTTGAAAAAGCTCAACCCGTATTAGATGCACTTGTTAGTGATTCTCGAATTGATTTGACTGAGTTGGCCAATCGGTTTTGTGAGCATTCTGATTTTGGTATGATGATGGAAGAAACGGAAACTGTTCGTCACATTTTTTCCAGTTTATATAATGTGTCAGATCAAATAAAAGAGCACTATTTTAAATTAAAAGTGATTGAAATCTTTTTATTATTATCTGTTATCTCTACAGCTAATCCTGAAAAGAGAAGTACCTATAGAAAGCAACAGGTAGATATTGTAAAAGCTGTAAGTGAATATGTATCAACACAGTTTATGAAGCGTATTACTATTGATTCCTTGTCTGAACAGTTTGATATTCCTACATCTACCCTGAAACGTTGCTTTAAAGGTGTATTTGGTACAACCATACATCAATATCTAAAAGAATGTCGTATTAATGCGGCGAAGCGATTGCTTCAAGACTCAGATCAGTCTATTTTAGAAATCGCTAATGCGGTAGGGTATGAGAATGGTAGTAAATTTACTAGTGCATTCAAAGAGGCTACTGGTGTAACGCCAAGTGCTTATCGTAAGGTCTAA